Proteins from one Gossypium raimondii isolate GPD5lz chromosome 8, ASM2569854v1, whole genome shotgun sequence genomic window:
- the LOC105793079 gene encoding uncharacterized protein LOC105793079, with protein MGMNHLILALVSLSCLFSFSTSASTPPSYSYHYSFSHSSSSAPSAAFNVHFSKSSGTRMDQTFNKLPTLPTNNVDPGLQQICKDTDHPEECISNIVPFLGHSKFVAEPVSVLKLEIQAMDNKVKEAIDKAMKLMQDHSTQKMTASCLETCLDNYKSILDSDKRVLDALSLHDVYQVSMELSSNIENLQTCEDAFLEANIKSPNIQMDSAIRKMISNTLAIGVDKVHF; from the coding sequence ATGGGGATGAACCATTTAATCTTGGCCCTCGTCTCCCTTTCCTGTCTCTTCTCCTTCTCTACTTCTGCCTCTACCCCTCCATCTTATTCCTATCATTACTCTTTTTCTCACTCATCATCTTCAGCTCCATCTGCAGCATTTAATGTTCATTTTTCCAAATCTTCAGGAACTCGAATGGAccaaacatttaataaattaccTACATTACCTACCAATAATGTTGACCCTGGGCTTCAGCAAATCTGTAAAGACACTGACCATCCTGAAGAGTGTATATCAAATATTGTTCCATTCCTAGGTCATAGTAAATTTGTTGCAGAACCCGTATCTGTCCTCAAACTTGAGATTCAAGCAATGGATAACAAGGTTAAGGAAGCCATAGACAAGGCTATGAAACTTATGCAAGATCACTCGACCCAAAAAATGACTGCTTCTTGCCTTGAAACATGCTTGGATAACTACAAATCCATCCTCGATAGCGATAAGAGAGTCCTTGATGCTCTCTCTTTGCATGACGTTTACCAAGTAAGCATGGAATTAAGCTCCAATATCGAGAATTTACAAACTTGTGAGGATGCATTTCTAGAAGCCAACATCAAATCGCCGAATATACAAATGGATTCAGCGATACGAAAGATGATTAGCAATACTTTAGCTATTGGTGTCGATAAGGTCCACTTTTAG